The following DNA comes from Marinilabiliales bacterium.
TGGCAGCAGATTCGAGGGTCCTGATCGTTGCCGAAGGCGAAGGAGTTGTTGAATATGTTGATGCCGAAGAGATACTAATTCGATATACCCGGTCGGACAAGGAGCAGTTTGTGAGCTTTGACCCCGAGGTTAAGAGGTACAGGCTGCCTAAATTCAAAAAGACCAACCAGAATACGGTGCTTACCCTTAAGCCTATGGTGGCCAAGGGCGACAAGGTTCATAAAGGACAGATACTTACCGAGGGCTATGGTACAAGCCAGGGAGAACTCGCCCTGGGCCGGAACCTGAAGGTGGCATTCATGCCCTGGAAAGGATACAATTTTGAAGATGCCATCGTTATAAGCGAGAAGCTGGTCAGGGAGGATTTCTTTACATCCATTCATGTCGATGAGTACCTTCTTGAGGTCAGGGATACCAAGCGTGGCATGGAGGAGCTGACATCCGACATACCCAATGTAAGCGAGGAGGCCACGAAAGATCTTGATGAGAACGGTATCATCCGCATCGGGGCGGAGGTCAACCCCGGCGATATACTGATCGGCAAGATCACGCCCAAAGGAGAATCAGATCCTTCTCCAGAGGAGAAGCTGTTACGTGCCATATTCGGCGACAAGGCAGGTGATGTTAAGGATGCATCGCTAAAGGCGTCGCCATCGCTGCATGGTGTGGTAATAGACAAAAAGTTGTTCTCCAGGTCAGTAAAAGATAAAAAGGTAAAGCTGTCAGAGAAGGCAACCATAGCTAAGCTTGATGAGGAGTTCAACAACAGGATAGAGGATCTTACCGGTAAGCTGGTAGACAAGCTGTTCATTCTGGTCAACGGCCGCACTTCCCAGGGAGTGAAAAGCTATCTCAACGTTGAGGTTGTACCGAAAGGAGTCAAGTTCACCCAGAAACAGCTCCAGGAGATAGATTACCTTAATGTAAACCCCAACAAATGGACAACCGACAAGGAGAGGAACGAAACCGTAAAGCTCCTTATACAGAACTATATACTGAAGTGCAAGCAGCATGATGCTGTATACAAGAGGAAAAAGTACAATCTCACCATAGGTGATGAGCTGCCGGCAGGTATAGTGCAGATGGCAAAGGTTTATATAGCCAAGAAGAGAAAGATCAAGGTCGGCGACAAGATGGCCGGCCGTCACGGCAACAAGGGTATCGTATCCAGGATAGTTCGTGAAGAGGACATGCCTTTCCTTGAAGACGGAACCCCGGTTGATATTGTTCTCAACCCCCTTGGTGTGCCTTCAAGGATGAACCTGGGGCAGATCTATGAAACGGTCCTTGGCTGGGCCGGGGAAGAGCTGGGTATGACATTTGCCACACCAATTTTTGACGGCGCAAATATAGATCAGATAACCGGTTATACTAAAAAGGCCGGACTGCCGGAATTCGGCAAGACATACCTTTATGACGGCGGAACAGGCGAACGTTTTGACCAGCCCGCCACTGTTGGCGTGATATATATGATGAAGCTGGGCCATATGGTGGATGACAAGATGCATGCACGGTCTATAGGGCCCTATTCACTAATAACGCAGCAGCCCCTGGGCGGTAAGGCACAGTTCGGCGGACAGCGTTTCGGGGAAATGGAGGTATGGGCGCTTGAAGCGTTCGGCGCTTCACATATCCTGCAGGAGATTCTTACGATCAAGTCTGATGACGTGATCGGTCGTGCCAAGGCATATGAGAGCATAGTAAAGGGCGATCCCCTGCCACAGGCGGGAATTCCCGAATCTCTCAACGTTCTTCTGCACGAGTTGCGGGGACTGGGTTTGAGTATCAACCTGGTCTGATATTAAAATGTGTTGGCCGGCTGGCCCCACAAGCCTGCCCGGTCTGTTTGGTTAATAAATTAATTGAATCAGATATGTCATTCAGAAGAGATACCAAGGTAAAAAGCAGTTTTACAAAGATCTCTATTGGTCTCGCATCACCCGAGGAGATACTTGAGCGCTCAAGCGGAGAGGTACTCAAACCAGAGACCATTAATTACAGGACCTATAAGCCCGAGAGGGACGGTCTTTTCTGCGAACGGATCTTCGGGCCCGTGAAGGATTACGAGTGCCACTGCGGTAAATACAAGCGCATCAGGTACAAAGGCATTGTGTGCGACCGTTGTGGTGTCGAGGTTACCGAAAAGAAGGTGAGGCGTGAAAGAATGGGGCACATAAACCTTGTCGTTCCCGTGGCCCACATATGGTATTTCAAGTCGCTGCCCAACAAGATAGGGTATCTTCTCGGACTTCCCACGAAGAAACTTGAATCGATTATCTACTACGAACGTTACGTCGTTATCAACCCCGGTGTAAAGCAGGCTGACGGTGTTGAATACCTTGACTTCCTTACTGAGGAAGAGTACCTTGACATCTTTGAGTCTCTGCCCAAGGATAACCAGAATCTTGAAGATGACGATCCCAATAAGTTCATCGCCGGCATGGGTGCGGAGGCGCTTAATTTGCTACTGTCACGGATAGACCTTGATGAGCTCTCCTATTCACTGCGTCACAAGGCAAACACGGAAACTTCCCAGCAGAGGAAAAATGAGGCCCTGAAGAGGCTGCAGGTGGTTGAGGCTTTCCGTGCGTCCAAGGGTATTAACAAGTCTGAATGGATGGTAGTGAAGGTAGTACCTGTAATTCCTCCCGAGCTGCGGCCTCTTGTGCCACTTGACGGGGGGCGCTTTGCCACATCAGACCTGAATGATCTTTACCGGAGGGTTATAATAAGGAATAACAGGCTCAAGCGCCTGATAGAGATAAAGGCTCCCGAGGTCATACTCCGCAATGAGAAGAGGATGCTGCAGGAGTCTGTCGACTCCCTGTTTGATAACTCAAGGAAGGCCAATGCGGTTAAGACCGATGCCAACAGGCCTCTCAAGTCCCTCAGCGACAGCCTTAAGGGTAAGCAGGGACGGTTCCGCCAGAACCTGCTGGGTAAAAGGGTCGACTATTCAGCCCGGTCGGTTATAGTTGTGGGCCCGGAGCTGGAGCTGCATGAATGCGGACTTCCGAAGGATATGGCCGCTGAGTTGTATAAGCCCTTTATTATAAGGAAGTTGATAGAGAGGGGCATTGTAAAGACCGTCAAGTCAGCCAAAAAGATCGTCGACCGTAAAGACCCTGTTGTATGGGATATACTGGAGAATGTGATAAAGGGGCACCCGGTCCTTCTGAACCGTGCACCGACTCTGCATCGTCTGGGAATACAGTCCTTCCAGCCAAAAATGATAGAGGGGAAGGCTATACAGCTTCACCCGCTGGTATGTACGGCGTTTAACGCCGATTTTGACGGCGACCAGATGGCTGTACACCTGCCGCTCGGCAATGCTGCCATCCTTGAGGCCCAGATACTGATGCTTGCATCGCATAATATTCTGAACCCTGCAAACGGCGCTCCCATCAGTGTGCCATCACAGGACATGGTACTCGGACTCTATTATCTGACAAAAGCCCGTAAAAGTGAGCCTGACCATCCGGTGAAAGGTGAAGACATGGTTTTTTATTCACCTGAAGAGGTGATCATTGCCTATAACGAAAAAGTGGCGGACCTTCATGCTATTATCAAGGTTAAGATCAGGGATTATACTACAGGTGAATCCAGTATGGTTGAAACAACCGTAGGCCGTGTAATTTTCAACCAGTACGTTCCCGATGAGGCAGGATTTATAAATGAACTGCTTACCAAGAAGTCACTTCGCGAAATTATCGGACTGGTCCTGAAAAAGACCGGGACTGCCAAGACTGCCAGGTTCCTTGACAGCATCAAGAATATGGGGTTCGAAATGGCCTTCAGGGGAGGCCTGTCATTCAACCTCGACGATGTAATCATTCCTGATCAGAAGACCGAACTTATTGACGAAGGTTATGCCCAGGTTGAAGAGGTGTTCAATAATTACAATATGGGGTTCATTACCAATAATGAGCGCTACAACCAGATCATTGACATCTGGACACACATAAACGCCAAGCTGACCCAGACACTGATGAGGCAGCTTACAGCCGACCAGCAGGGGTTCAACCCGGTTTACATGATGCTGGACTCGGGTGCCCGGGGATCCAAAGAGCAGATCAGGCAGCTTTCCGGTATGAGGGGACTTATGGCCAAGCCACAGAAATCCGGCTCCGCAGGTTCGGAAATCATTGAGAACCCCATATTGTCCAATTTCAAGGAGGGGTTGTCAGTTCTCGAATACTTTATTTCAACCCACGGTGCCAGGAAAGGTCTGGCCGACACTGCCCTCAAGACTGCTGATGCAGGTTACCTTACCAGGAGACTGGTTGATGTTTCACAGGATGTGATCGTTTCGGAGCCTGACTGCGGGACTTTGCGGGGACTTCAGGCGACAGCCATCAGGAACAACGAAGAGGTTGTAGAATCGCTTACTGAAAGGATACTGGGCCGGACAACCGTTCATGATGTGTACCACCCGTCAACCGGTGAGCTGGTAGTAGCTGCAGGGGAGGAACTGACCGAAGAGATTACAGCCGTCATAGAAGAATCGCCGATAGAACAGGTTGAGATCAGGTCGGTACTTACATGCGAGAGCAAGAAGGGTGTATGTGCTAAATGTTACGGCCGGAGCCTTGCAACCGGAAAAATGGTGCAGATTGGAGAAGCGGTGGGTGTTATTGCGGCACAGTCGATTGGTGAGCCCGGTACACAGCTAACGCTCCGCACATTCCACGTTGGCGGTACAGCTTCGAACATTGCTGCCGAATCAAGCATACTGGCGCGGTATGAAGGAATTGTTGAAATGGATGAACTTCGTACGGTAGAACGTGAGGATGAACTTGGCAACAAGATCGAGATTGTGATCAGCCGTCTTGCAGAATTGCGTATAATTGACAAGAATACCAACATTGCACTTACTTCCCAGAACATACCGTACGGCTCCAGACTCTACGTGAAGAACGGTGCCGTGGTCAGCAAGGGTGACCTGATATGTGAGTGGGATCCCTACAATGCTGTGATCATTACCGAATCAACCGGCCGTGTTGAGTTTGACGCTCTTATTGAGGGAGTTACTTACAAGGAAGAGGCTGATGAACAGACAGGTTTCCGTGAGAAGGTGATAATAGAGACCAGGGATAAGTCAAAGAACCCGATGATCAGAATTCTTTCAGATGACGGCGAGGCACTTAAATCCTATAACCTGCCTGTTGGTTCACACGTTTCTGTTTCGGCCGATTCGGTTGTCAAGGCCGGCGAGATAATTGTGAAAATACCCAGGGCTGTTGGTAAGTCGGGTGACATTACCGGTGGTCTGCCGCGTGTAACCGAGCTGTTTGAGGCAAGGAATCCCTCAAACCCAGCTGTGGTCAGTGAAATAGACGGTGAGGTGCAGTTCGGTAAGATCAAGCGCGGAAACCGGGAGATTAGTATCAGGTCGAAAACCGGCGAGCTAAAGAAATACCTTATACCTCTTGCAAAACAGATACTTGTCCAGGAGAGCGATTATGTCAAGGCAGGAACATCCCTCTCCGACGGCGCCATTACACCGGAAGATATACTAATGATCAAGGGGCCGACGAAGGTACAGGAGTATATCGTTAACGAGGTGCAGGAGGTTTACAGGATGCAGGGTGTTAAGATAAATGACAAGCACTTTGAGGTAATCGTGCGCCAGATGATGAGGAAAGTATCCATTGATGATCCTGGCGACACAAAGTTCCTTGAAAAACAGATTGTTGACAAGTGGGAGTTCATGGATGAGAATGACTGGATATACGGCAAGAAGGTTGTTCTTGATCCGGGTGATTCCGCTACACTAAAAGCCGGGCAGATTATTACCGCACGCAAGCTGCGTGATGAGAACTCTGTGCTGAAGAGAAAGGATATGAAGCTTGTTACCTCCAGGGAGGCCATACCTTCGACTTCAAGCCAGGTACTCCAGGGTATAACCCGGGCGGCACTGCAGACCAAGTCGTTCATATCGGCGGCATCCTTCCAGGAAACCACCAAGGTTCTCAATGAAGCTGCCATATACGGTAAAGTTGATCATCTTGAGGGTCTGAAGGAGAATGTAATAGTTGGTCACCTGATACCGGCCGGCACGGGTCAGAAGGAGTTTGGCAAACTGGTTGTAGGATCCAGGGAGGAGTATGATGCACTGATGTCTGAAAAGGAAAAGGAGCCCAGTGACGTGGGTGTAACCGAGCAATAAAACTATTGGCAGATGGAAGAATCCAAAAAGCAAAACCAGATAAACATTGAGCTGAAGGAGGAGGTAGCACAGGGAACATATTCAAACCTTGCGGTGATCACCCACTCCAGCTCTGAGTTCGTTCTTGACTTTGTAAGGGTGGTTCCCGGGATACAGAAGGCCAGCGTTAAATCAAGGATCATTATCACACCTGAGCATGCAAAGCGATTACTGCATGCGCTCAAGGAGAATATTGCAAAGTTTGAATCGGTCCATGGCCCGATAAAGAAAGTGGAAGGCAAAGGCAGCCCTGGAATGCCAATGAATTTTGGCGGACCTTCGGCACAGGCCTGATTGATTCAAAGCAGATTATAAAACCCGGCCTTACTGCCGGGTTTTGTCTTTGTATGGTGTTATTTTTTTTTATATTTGTCTCTTCGTTTTCCGGGCAGCATCCGGAAGCGCCTTCTCTGGTAAGGTGAGACCATCCACCCCGCAGAATGGAAGCAATAATTGACAAACAAACAGATCATTGAATGATGGGACTTAAGATTATTGTACTGGCAAAGCAGGTGCCTGATACCAGGAATGTTGGCAAAGATGCCATGAAAGCTGACGGGACTGTCAACAGGGCAGCCCTGCCGGCTATATTCAATCCGGAGGACCTGAATGCGCTGGAACTTGCATTAAGGATCAAAGACACAAACGAAGGTGCAACCGTTACGATTCTGACTATGGGGCCCGGTCGTGCAGCGGAGATAATCCGTGAGGCAATGTACCGGGGTGCCGACAAGGGTATCCTGTTGACCGACAGAAAATTTGCCGGTTCTGATACACTTGCGACATCCTATGCCCTGTCACTGGCGGTAAAGAAAATTGCCCCTTATGACCTTGTTATTGCAGGCCGGCAGGCTATTGACGGTGACACGGCTCAGGTAGGCCCCCAGGTTGCTGAAAAGCTGGGTTTACCCCAGGTTACCTATGCCGAGGATATATTGTCGGTCAGCAAGGGCCGGATTACGATCAAGAGAAGACTTGAGAGAGGCGTTGAGACCGTGGAGGCGCCGATGCCGCTTGTTTTAACCGTACACAGCTCGGCCCCGGCCTGCCGGTCAAGGAATGCCAGGTATACTATTAAATACCGGCATGCAAGAACTTTGGGAGAACTGCAGGATACCAGCGAGGATTACCTGCAGTTGCGAAAGGACAGGCCTTATCTGACAATCGACGAATGGGGGGTGAGTGATGTTGGCGCCGATGTTGATCAGCTCGGACTGTCGGGATCGCCTACCAAGGTAAGAAAGATTGAGAACGTAGTTTTTACGGGCCGTGATTCCAAAGTGCTGTCAGGAAGTGAAAATGATATTGAAGCCCTGATGAAGGAGCTTATTGACAGTCATACAATAGGGTAGACTGGTATTTGCTGAAGATGCCTGGCAGTTGCTGCTGCAGGTTTTTTTTTTAACCTAAAAAAGTTAACGGTGGACAACGTTTTTGTTTATTGTGAAATTGAAGAGGGACAGGTTGCAGAGGTTAGCCTGGAGCTGCTCTCAAAGGGCCGTTCCCTTGCCGACAGGCTCGGGTGCAGTCTTGAAGCTGCAGTTATTGGTTCAGGCTTAAAGGGTGTAGAGAAACAGATCTTACCCTACGGGGCAGATGTGGTACATATTGCTGATGACAAGAGGCTGTATCCTTACCAGACATTGCCCCATTCTGCCATATTGAGCGGACTTTTCAGGGAGGAGAAGCCCCGGATCGGGCTTCTTGGCGCTACTTCGGTGGGACGGGATCTGGCACCCAGAATCGCATCGGCTTTGAAATGCGGACTTACAGCTGATTGCACAGCGCTCGAAATAGGCGATCATACAGAAAACAAGACCGGCGAGGTTTACAAGGATCTTCTTTACCAGATCAGGCCGGCTTTTGGCGGGAATATCATTGCAACCATCATCAACCCGGAAACAAGGCCCCAGCTTGCGACTGTTCGTGAAGGCGTCATGAAGAAAGAGATAAGCGCACAGGATCGTAAAGGCAGGGTCAAGACGATCGATGCTGGTAAATGGCTTAGCGATGATGATTTTGTGGTTAGAATTATTGAGCGCCATATTGAGCAACGGAAGGTTAACATAAAAAGCGCCGGGATAATTGTGGCCGGAGGGTATGGTGTTGGTTCAAAGGAGAACTTCAGGCTTCTCTTTGATCTGGCCGGCGTTCTCGGTGGTGAGGTGGCTGGTTCGAGAGCAGCGGTTGACGGCGGTTTTATCGGGCATGAAAGGCAGGTGGGGCAGACCGGTGTGACAGTGCGCCCCAGGCTTTATATTGCCTGCGGGATATCCGGACAGATACAGCACCGGGCCGGCATGGACCAGTCCTCCATAATCATCTCCATAAACAACGATCCGGATGCCCCTATAAACCAGATTGCCGATTATACTATTGTAGGCGATCTTACTGATATAATCCCGAAAATGATCAAGTATTATCAAAAGAATACAAAATAATGGCAAACTTCTATAATGACAACAGCGACCTGAAATTTCACCTGGGACACCCCATGATGAAAAAGATAGTCAGGCTCAAGGAGCTTGATTTTGCTGAAAAGGAGAGTTGTGATTATGCTTTTATGGATCACGAGGATGCCATGGATGGTTATGAC
Coding sequences within:
- a CDS encoding DUF3467 domain-containing protein → MEESKKQNQINIELKEEVAQGTYSNLAVITHSSSEFVLDFVRVVPGIQKASVKSRIIITPEHAKRLLHALKENIAKFESVHGPIKKVEGKGSPGMPMNFGGPSAQA
- a CDS encoding electron transfer flavoprotein subunit alpha/FixB family protein — encoded protein: MDNVFVYCEIEEGQVAEVSLELLSKGRSLADRLGCSLEAAVIGSGLKGVEKQILPYGADVVHIADDKRLYPYQTLPHSAILSGLFREEKPRIGLLGATSVGRDLAPRIASALKCGLTADCTALEIGDHTENKTGEVYKDLLYQIRPAFGGNIIATIINPETRPQLATVREGVMKKEISAQDRKGRVKTIDAGKWLSDDDFVVRIIERHIEQRKVNIKSAGIIVAGGYGVGSKENFRLLFDLAGVLGGEVAGSRAAVDGGFIGHERQVGQTGVTVRPRLYIACGISGQIQHRAGMDQSSIIISINNDPDAPINQIADYTIVGDLTDIIPKMIKYYQKNTK
- a CDS encoding electron transfer flavoprotein beta subunit/FixA family protein; translated protein: MGLKIIVLAKQVPDTRNVGKDAMKADGTVNRAALPAIFNPEDLNALELALRIKDTNEGATVTILTMGPGRAAEIIREAMYRGADKGILLTDRKFAGSDTLATSYALSLAVKKIAPYDLVIAGRQAIDGDTAQVGPQVAEKLGLPQVTYAEDILSVSKGRITIKRRLERGVETVEAPMPLVLTVHSSAPACRSRNARYTIKYRHARTLGELQDTSEDYLQLRKDRPYLTIDEWGVSDVGADVDQLGLSGSPTKVRKIENVVFTGRDSKVLSGSENDIEALMKELIDSHTIG
- the rpoC gene encoding DNA-directed RNA polymerase subunit beta', which codes for MSFRRDTKVKSSFTKISIGLASPEEILERSSGEVLKPETINYRTYKPERDGLFCERIFGPVKDYECHCGKYKRIRYKGIVCDRCGVEVTEKKVRRERMGHINLVVPVAHIWYFKSLPNKIGYLLGLPTKKLESIIYYERYVVINPGVKQADGVEYLDFLTEEEYLDIFESLPKDNQNLEDDDPNKFIAGMGAEALNLLLSRIDLDELSYSLRHKANTETSQQRKNEALKRLQVVEAFRASKGINKSEWMVVKVVPVIPPELRPLVPLDGGRFATSDLNDLYRRVIIRNNRLKRLIEIKAPEVILRNEKRMLQESVDSLFDNSRKANAVKTDANRPLKSLSDSLKGKQGRFRQNLLGKRVDYSARSVIVVGPELELHECGLPKDMAAELYKPFIIRKLIERGIVKTVKSAKKIVDRKDPVVWDILENVIKGHPVLLNRAPTLHRLGIQSFQPKMIEGKAIQLHPLVCTAFNADFDGDQMAVHLPLGNAAILEAQILMLASHNILNPANGAPISVPSQDMVLGLYYLTKARKSEPDHPVKGEDMVFYSPEEVIIAYNEKVADLHAIIKVKIRDYTTGESSMVETTVGRVIFNQYVPDEAGFINELLTKKSLREIIGLVLKKTGTAKTARFLDSIKNMGFEMAFRGGLSFNLDDVIIPDQKTELIDEGYAQVEEVFNNYNMGFITNNERYNQIIDIWTHINAKLTQTLMRQLTADQQGFNPVYMMLDSGARGSKEQIRQLSGMRGLMAKPQKSGSAGSEIIENPILSNFKEGLSVLEYFISTHGARKGLADTALKTADAGYLTRRLVDVSQDVIVSEPDCGTLRGLQATAIRNNEEVVESLTERILGRTTVHDVYHPSTGELVVAAGEELTEEITAVIEESPIEQVEIRSVLTCESKKGVCAKCYGRSLATGKMVQIGEAVGVIAAQSIGEPGTQLTLRTFHVGGTASNIAAESSILARYEGIVEMDELRTVEREDELGNKIEIVISRLAELRIIDKNTNIALTSQNIPYGSRLYVKNGAVVSKGDLICEWDPYNAVIITESTGRVEFDALIEGVTYKEEADEQTGFREKVIIETRDKSKNPMIRILSDDGEALKSYNLPVGSHVSVSADSVVKAGEIIVKIPRAVGKSGDITGGLPRVTELFEARNPSNPAVVSEIDGEVQFGKIKRGNREISIRSKTGELKKYLIPLAKQILVQESDYVKAGTSLSDGAITPEDILMIKGPTKVQEYIVNEVQEVYRMQGVKINDKHFEVIVRQMMRKVSIDDPGDTKFLEKQIVDKWEFMDENDWIYGKKVVLDPGDSATLKAGQIITARKLRDENSVLKRKDMKLVTSREAIPSTSSQVLQGITRAALQTKSFISAASFQETTKVLNEAAIYGKVDHLEGLKENVIVGHLIPAGTGQKEFGKLVVGSREEYDALMSEKEKEPSDVGVTEQ